GCACTATGATTTGCACTTGTCTTGCTGGATAGCTCTCACGAATCTTGCGACTAGAGGGCTCGGGGTGATTTGAGGTAGAGGTGTTCCCGCTCTCAACGCTGTGGAACACATGCTCAAGACTACCATCACGTCGCCGAGGAAAGCGGGATCGGATAAGCGAGTCCTATCCAGCAACGCTTTACGCCATGGCCGCTCAAGCTGTGTGAGGACATGATTAAGTTGTGATAGAAGAGATAAAAGGTCCTGCAAAGTATCGAAAAGAGCCTGGCCGACACAAGACATTCGTGAGGATGCGTCCGATTGTCTGGAAGTACCAACTTACCTTATACCTTTCCTCGGGCCATCGACCTCTCAATGAAAATTCTCGTGTCGCATTGATATGCCTCGCGCCCAACTGCAGTGGCGTCTGAGTTAGATGTCATCCCCCCCCCAAAATTTCTTAACTTTACCTTATTCAATTTAGATCTCCAAGTGATAAGGTTGTGGCGAATCGTGTCATTTTCCTTGAGGTGATAATGATGGTCATTTGCATGAGAAAGAACGTCGCATAAAATAGAACCAGCAGTGCCAATTGTTCTTGCGTATGAATAACGAATGGCGCGCTTGGCAGAGTACACTGGAGGCACTGTTACAATCATTAGCTGCTACACTTCTGTCGCAGAGAATATTCGACACATACCATACGAAAACGCCCAGGCTGCAGATATTCCAATAAGAACGCAGACGTAACGACGCCAAGCAACGTCCCAACCCCACTGTGCATAGGTGAGGGGCCCTATAGTCCCGTTATAGTATGACTGTTATACAAGTCAACCGGGTTTGAATCAAGCAGTCAGAAATCGAGCTTACGTATCCAATAACTAGGCCCATTGTTACAGGGGCCATGACAGCCGTTAATACTGGCCCCGGGAAGTATATCCTAAAGAATGACGCTAAGGGAAAAGCAACTGCACACGCAGCAGCAATTCCATACTATAAAAAGTCGGTCAGTTATATGCAGATTAGTAACAATGGTATACTAACGGGATTGCCTTGCCCCGAACCGCTGCCAATATACCTATTGTCCCAGAATGTATCAGTCTGTTGTCAATTGAAATAGCCAACTAGGATGGGCTTTCTGCATAGGACAGCACCTACCAAAGGACCATGCCGACTAGGCATCCCCAGAAGGAGGCCACAACACGACCTAGCCAAGCAGAAGCAGTATCGCCCTAATTGGTCATAATTAGTCTGACACACCACCTATTAGCAGTGATGTAGATACGTACTGAATATACTGCCAGGGCTGATATGGTAATTCACTAGGTTAGCGACTAATTCCAAGGGATCATTCATGGCGGCTACGCACTCAGTTGAGCCCTAAGGTAATTGGCATTAATGGGGACCTTGCCAGATAAAGGTAACTTACATGATGGTACACCATACACCACGGTTGAGGTAATAGAACGAAGCAGAGGATCTACCTCCTTTCAGCCTTCGCTCAAATTGTAAGTCGAAGACGGTTCGACTCACGCGATGAAGTTCGGCAGAGTTGTCAAAGCACCCAGCACGGCTGCCTTCAAAGCATACATGAAACTTCTGCTGCTAAGAATATCCATAACCTTTGAGCACTTGGcgatgaggttgaggaatgAGTTGTCGAAAGGCTTGTACTCTGGGTTTCGCTTTTTGACTTCGCCCAAGaaatcctcctcttcctcctgttCAAACGCAGCTATGCAAAAAAAGCATCAATTTGCCGGTCAAGCGAGTTGTAGGGAGTCAACTCACCATCATTCTCATGCCCATCGTCACCATCAGTCAAATGCTTGTCCTTGTGAGAATGACGGAAATGATCGATCATCGAAGTCAAATGGGGATACCATAACCTTCGCTTTTGACGTGACTTGTCTAACTCTTCCATGAGCCTGAGTAAATTTAGGAGTGCCTCTGAGAATTCTAAAACATGATACTGAGCGACAAAGTTCTGGAACAGGCTTCGGAAGTGCATCTGCAAGCCATGTCGATCAGCAATTTAAGGTACAGCGTACAGACATGAGGATTCACCTTGCCACGACGTCCTTCCTCGGGGTGAGTGGGGTCAAAAAGATGTTTATACGGCTTAACAATTTCCAAGCGGGCAATATGGAAGTCGTCCAAGGCACTTTGTAGATGTCCAGTGAcctcttcaagcttggtGGTGGCGATAACCTTTTCgtccctccttttctccttctgtgATTCGCGATGCCGATTGGGCCAGGTAAAGATTGATCGATCTCGATTGACATTGAGAATCCAATCTGTTGCTTCTGAAAGAGCAGCTTCACAAGCGCGAATTAAAGGAACACTGCCTCGTGCAAGGATATCAAGCTGTTCCAACACATGCTCGGTGTCTCTGCAAAGAGTTCAATCAGCAATTGTTCATGGAATGAGCGATACGGTACCTACACAGCAAAGTTTCGCTCAATGTCCATGTATCTAGTACTTTCGTACACACCTACAGGTTGTTGTGATTTTCTGAGGTGATCGAGCAGGGAGAGATGGCTTCCTTTTTGCGTCGCGGCGAACCCATGAGGTGAACCATTTCTCCTCAAGATGCCGGAAAAATTGAACTTTCGGGAACCAAAATACAACCCACGGTCATGATGAGGACTCTCTGCGTGATCATCGACTTCGGGGGGAGGTGTGACAGTCCCATCGCCATGCAAGCTATCATCCacacttcctcttctctcatccaaAAACTCATGCCTGATAGAAGCAGCGCGAGAACCCGAACGAGATTGAGAAACGTGATGGACTGACCACGCAGACGAATCCAGATGTGAGTGTTTGGCATTGTTGATAATGacatcaaagaagaaagccATTCCCCCTGAACGCGCCTGCACAATGGCCAATCGATCAAAGAGATTGCGCAAATCTTCTCCGGATAAACGGCTGTAACTAATATCTACCGCTAGGTATCGTTGTTGAGCTCTCAAGGGCGGAATTCCGGCCAAAGACTGGAGAAGCTGAGTGCGAATCTTCTTGCTCCTGTCCGCCCAATCATCAAGCTTGTCCGCATAGAATTTTGGTCCGTAATCGCTATTTCTTACTGATAGCAGATCGTCAGTgttctcctcttgtccGTTATCATGCTTTTCGGCCTCGCCGAAAAGAGTTTCAATAGACTTCATGGCAGAAGCGAGTGGTGTAAGGATTCCTGGAAACTTGGACTGGAATGAGTGGCCCACTGATTCGGGAAAAATGAGAAACGAGCAAAGAGTGCCAATGCCAGCTTGTACGGACATCggtaggaagaagatgaggccGGAAGTATAAGAGTTGTAAGGATAGAACACGACAACTGTAAGGCTAACGTCAATGAGAATGCAGGATAGGACCAATGGGAATGTGGCTGGGCTGGGTTGCGTTCTCAATTTCCACCAAAGCTGCGAATGAAATGATCAGTTTGATTGGTATGTCTGAAATCCAAAAACGCTTACAAGAGCGCCCGTTCCCGCAGATAAGAAAACGCAGCATACCACAGCTGGCTTCGCTTGGAGATAAGTACCATCAAAAATCTAGAGATGGTCAGCAGGGTGAAACGCAACGTCAGATGCGTAAAAATCTTCTCACAATTCTTTGCTGGTATTTGGTAGGGTCGACATCTTTCAGATACGCCCACCTTGCTTCGGCCGCGGCAACCTTATCGGGGTTGGGAGGACCTCTCGTGGCACCAGCAATGAGCACTGTAATAATCACCTATATGGGGAGGTTAACCACTGGTTACTTCATGAAAGAGGAATTCTAGACGTACCCAAACCCATGACAgcgaggtgaagaagaatagatTTACATACTTCTCCAATGTCTGGACCACGGGGTCACTTGGCGGTAGCATGAAGCTGACAATCAAGAGGAAAACTGCATGTTATTGTTAGATGTATTGTCTACTATGGATCAATGAGACCTGGGATCACTTACATGCGCCATTGCCGATGGACCTCTCAACGGGGACGATCATCAGGAGGACAAGACCTAGCCACGCCTTCAACAGGTGAACGACAAATTCAGGACATGAGATTTGACATAATGTTCTGAGGTATACTTACGGAAATGGCACATCTGATCACAGGTTTCAGTTTCCCCCATGTCAACTTGGGTCCAATCCAGGAAAACCACCGATGTCCCAGGAttttcttcaccctcaATTCTGCTAGTATTTTGACCTTTTCGTACCTAGTCTTCTCATTGACTTGGTCGTCATCCGccgtttcttttttctctgcATTATGCCTGTCCGCCTCATCATCGGCGGTCAAGGCAAAAGAGGCTTGTTTTCGATGGCCACTTCCACTAGGCTCTCCGTCTGCATTGCTGATAGTTATTTCTGGGTCGTCGTTTATTCGGACGTGGCTATGACTCCCTCTGCGTTTCCTTGGTGTTGTAATATCATTTGattctctcttttctcccgaggaggaggatgtcgaTCTCAGAGGAGAGGGGGGTGTAGATGGCATGGGCTGTTCTGAGTGAGGGGCATTTGAGGAGCTGATTGTAATAGCGGGTGGCGGTGGAGTATTTGTTTCTTGGAAGGACATGGCTGAGGGACGATTTACCGTGTTGTGGGCATGGTTCTCTGATTTTTTGAGATGGAAATGCGATAGATCTTTTTTCAGAAACTCCTGTTGTTTGCAGTGTTCAGTCAGATCTGATGCGATTGAATGCTGCGGCCTTTCCGGGTAAATGTCCGGCGTGCCTCCTTGTATcaatcctcatcttcttatCTGTTCATTTTTCGCTATCCGGCTTATCCTACAGCAGATTCCAGAGATGTCTGACCTCTACTAATCTACAGTGTTCGAGTGCATTACAAGAGCGCCTATTTCCATCTACTGTACCAAAAAACATGCACCAGTCTCGATTTTTCTGCGTCGCGGCGGGGTATTaaaaaaggaggatgacTGAGTGATGATGCAAGTTATCGGTCTTCCCCGTTTACCCTTTATttaattaattatttatGACTCGTCCAGCGACCGCGGCGTCATTGAATGATCTCACCGTCGTCCCcccattcctcctctggtAACTTCGTTTCCCAATCTATCTTCTCTATTTTATTCTCCTCTAGCCACTGGAAAGTGAATGACAAGAATGCTCTAGCAAAACCCGGAAGATTTGTCTCGGGTAACGCATCAGATAAAGGAAGAACAGACATGTGTGGCACTGTAAAAAACAGAAATCTCTTTAGATCTTATCTCAGCAGGGCGGAATGCGACTCACCAACTCGAGAAAGCACGCCATCTTTTATTTGAGGTTTTACTTCCCCCCGgcccctcctcttcttcttcggtttGACGAACTCCCCATCTCCGTCAGCCTCGCCACTGGGCTCTTTCTTTTGTGACGGTCGGACAAAGCCAGGAAGGTACTCTGCGAGATCGTTGCCGAGCAGGATCCTTCCTGGCTTATTGCCACAGAGGGACGGGGCGTAATTTGTGGACAGAATAGATTCGTATAATTGCTTAGGGGCATGGGGAAGGTAGAGAAGATATGGGCGACCTGTTTCAAGCGTGTGCCTACCCAGCTGCGTTATGTTTAGTGATCACATTTTTGAGCATGGAGGAAATGCAGGGTCTCACCAAGTTATCCTGAAGAAGTGTGACACCAATTGATGACAAGACTTTCTTATCACCTTCGTCCCAAACGGGGTCGTACATTTCGAGATCATGGACAGTGCACTGCAAATGGATTAGCTAGGTAAAGATGTCAAAATTCACGCACTTACATTTAATGCATCGGCCAGCTCAAGGGCAAGAGCCAGTTGAATTTGAGCTGTCCTATCAGAGAAGGGCTTCCCTAGGCCCAagcagaggatggaaagaggtaaATGACTATCGCCAGACAAGAGATGCTTCAATTTCGAGACCAAATCTGAGATGATTCAGTATTATCATTTTTAGATAATGGATACTGATGAACTCACCAGCCCATGTATCACCCCAtttctccaccatcttttctctcttttcctgAATCCCTGCAACCACTTTTGCAACTCTTTCATCACTATAAtcattctctccttgcTCTCGTCCGCCTTTCGTGCCTTTGCCGCTCTTGATACTGTTTTTACCCTTTTGTTTGGGTGCCAcaaatccatcatcatccactttATCCTTCCTGTCGGATTGCTGAGGTGATGCAAACGTCTCAACCGATGCGCCTGCCTTTTTGGCAGCCTTTCTAGCCTCCTTAAACGCCGCTTTacgctcttcttcctctatcTTCTTACGAGCTTCACGAGCACGTCGCTTGTCGCGTTTTGATAATTCCGAGGTCTTGTCAGACTCACGAGCAACTCCGTCGTCTGATACTGCGGCGCTTGGAGTATTGGAAGCGTCAGGTTGTGATTCGTtgcgagaaggagagagtcCAGTAGCTGTATCAACTTCGTCGATTACGCCATCTCGgcgattttttttcccttttttcttgGACCTGCGTAGCAAGTTAGAATCATCTAGTAGATATATACCAAGAACGTACTTTTTGTTGCCATAATCAACATCCTCGCTTTCTTCCAAAGCCAAATCTACCATTTCTGCCTCAAGTGCTTGTAATTCCGCGagctgctcttcttctgtcatTCCAACCCCCTTGGTCTCCCCGCCTATTTCGCCTTCACCGGCATCTGCATCTTCGGCTCGCTCATCACCCGGTTCCTCTTCCGATTGCGGCTCGGTAAGCCCCATTGCCTTGGCCTCCgctctcatctcctttttcaATCTCCAGACCGCCTGTTTATGTTTCTTACTTCTCTCGTGATTTATCCAGCTCGCTTCGCTTGCGAACGTTTTCCCACATGCCACACATTCAAATATCTCCCCTCCCTGTCCATCGTCCAGCCTGACACCGGTGCCATCTCCgagttcttcttcaggttcttcttcttccatctcttcatcgtcagaGTTACGTGAAGAAAACTTTTGCCaatcttgttcttcgtACTGTGCCGCTGCACGTAAACGTTCTTCATGACGCCGCTTAGCGGCCTCAGCATCAACAACGGGTTTGCCAGCTGGAGTAGATGCCCCTGACGTCTTAGCGGACTTGCTGGCGGCACGCTCCTGAGCAAGCTTGGTTTGATGGGCCTTGTATCTTGGATCTCTATGTTGAATAAAAACAACCAGTTGCTGTGATCTATGAGCTTCGGGCTTATAGATTTAATAAAGAGGCTGCGCTTACTCGGACTGTCTCATTATATTCCTTTCTTGTCTCCTCCCTTGCCTTCttattctccttctccatagCTCGTCGGACCATCCTGTCGTCTCCTCTTTCAGCATCCCATTTGTTTAACCACTCAAATTTCTTTTCTGTCACAAATTCCCCCCAAACGGCGTAGAAATCTCGAGCCCACACCTGGGAATCTTTTTGCGCGCGGGTCAAaccaggaggaggggcaTAAGCAGTTGAGGAATTACCGAAAGATGGGTATGAAAGAGgagtggtggaagtggtGTGTAGAGCCTCATCAGAGGCGAGAAGGGCAAAGAGAGTCCTATATATTGAGTAGAAGCCCTGACATGAGAGATTAGTAATATATAGAGGGTATAGAGCAAGAGAGTGAGCTTACTTCTGAGGTATCATCCATTTTACTGGCAATTTTAGGATCAAAAAAGCGCATGAGCTGGGCTATGGTAACTCCTGGATCCCCTTGGCGTCTCCTATTCAGCTTTGATTTGGGATCATTTGTCGCTTTATCCCCTGTCCTGACATGTTCAAAGATATCGTCATCTGTGGCTGCAACTGGGGCATTTCGATGGGAATCATAGAATGCTCTTTCCTTTACAATTTGTCAGTTCCGAAGAATAATAGGATATAGCGCCAAGGGCTTACTTGGGGATCACTCAGAACCTTTACTGAGTCAGTTGACTGCCGTCCGTGAATTCAGACATAACTCACCTCATAAGCGTGCTGCAAGTCCGCGAACAGTTTCGTTGCCTCTTCTATTCTGTGAGGATTCTTGTCAGGGTGGTTTATCAGCTGTTCCAAGATACGTAAAGTCAGCCAGTCTCCCCCAACTGCCTTTCGTTTAAGGACGAACCGCCAATTTTCGATATGACCGCTGCACCACAAGTATTAGCAGCTTGTTCACTTGTAATGCAGGTGAGCGATCAACTTACCTTAATTTCATCATACCCTGCTTCCTCATCTACTTGCAGCAGTTCGTAATAATCAGGCGGCTTCTCATCGACCTGCTTGCCATCGCCAGAAGAGGTGCGTGATTGATCATTTCCCATTATTG
The Cryptococcus neoformans var. neoformans JEC21 chromosome 8 sequence genome window above contains:
- a CDS encoding endocytosis-related protein, putative, translated to MGNDQSRTSSGDGKQVDEKPPDYYELLQVDEEAGYDEIKRSYRKLALINHPDKNPHRIEEATKLFADLQHAYEVLSDPQERAFYDSHRNAPVAATDDDIFEHVRTGDKATNDPKSKLNRRRQGDPGVTIAQLMRFFDPKIASKMDDTSEGFYSIYRTLFALLASDEALHTTSTTPLSYPSFGNSSTAYAPPPGLTRAQKDSQVWARDFYAVWGEFVTEKKFEWLNKWDAERGDDRMVRRAMEKENKKAREETRKEYNETVRQLVVFIQHRDPRYKAHQTKLAQERAASKSAKTSGASTPAGKPVVDAEAAKRRHEERLRAAAQYEEQDWQKFSSRNSDDEEMEEEEPEEELGDGTGVRLDDGQGGEIFECVACGKTFASEASWINHERSKKHKQAVWRLKKEMRAEAKAMGLTEPQSEEEPGDERAEDADAGEGEIGGETKGVGMTEEEQLAELQALEAEMVDLALEESEDVDYGNKKSKKKGKKNRRDGVIDEVDTATGLSPSRNESQPDASNTPSAAVSDDGVARESDKTSELSKRDKRRAREARKKIEEEERKAAFKEARKAAKKAGASVETFASPQQSDRKDKVDDDGFVAPKQKGKNSIKSGKGTKGGREQGENDYSDERVAKVVAGIQEKREKMVEKWGDTWADLVSKLKHLLSGDSHLPLSILCLGLGKPFSDRTAQIQLALALELADALNCTVHDLEMYDPVWDEGDKKVLSSIGVTLLQDNLLGRHTLETGRPYLLYLPHAPKQLYESILSTNYAPSLCGNKPGRILLGNDLAEYLPGFVRPSQKKEPSGEADGDGEFVKPKKKRRGRGEVKPQIKDGVLSRVVPHMSVLPLSDALPETNLPGFARAFLSFTFQWLEENKIEKIDWETKLPEEEWGDDGEIIQ